The genome window tgctggcCAGTCAGATAAGGAAGATAGTAGTCCTTGCTATCAGGCCTTAATAATCAGAGAATCTGAGAAAGTTATCATAAAagtacaaactgagggttgctgtaggggaggtgggtggggagctggggtaAATAGcgatgggctttaaggagggcacttgttgtaatgagcacagttgatgaatcactaaattctaccgcTGAAACTAATACTACCGTATATGTTAgccaacttgaatttaaataaaatcttgaaagaaaagaattcgTTATAAAACATTCctacattttatgattttttaaaatatttttttaaagattttatttatgtgagagacagagatcacaagtaggcagagaggcaggcagagagagaggaggaagcaggctccctgctgagcagagagctcgaagcgggtctcgatcccaggactctgggatcatgatctgaaagcagaggcttttatttttttttttttattttttttttttatttttttttttaaagattttatttatttatttgacagagagagatcacaagtaggcagaaaggcaggcagagagagagagagaggaggaagcaggcttcctgctgagcaaagagcccgatgtgggactcgatcccaggaccctgagatcatgacccgagccgaaggcagcggctcaacccactgagccacccaggcgcccctaaagcagaggcttttaacccactgaaccacccaggcgcccccattttatgatttttaatgttacatatttatatataagcgTAGATATGCAAAGTCTGATTTGTCACACTTTTATCGTGAGAAGTTCTCTCTTCACCACCCTTCCTAAGTCCTAGACTACAaggattagtgcccttaaaaTGACCCTAAAGGAGACTAAAATGACCCTAAAGGAGATTAAAAGACCCTAAAAAGCTCTAACAGATCCTAAACTCCCTACTAAATTATCAAATAAACAATATTCACTCCAGCTTTGTGACTTATTTTAGTTTATTACATTCTAATTCTCTTTAACCTGGTATCCGGGACACGATGTCCCTGGGAATTCCCAGTTGTTCCTCCACAGTGTAAACTGCTTGAAACTGAGGAGTACTTGTTCActtttataaagaatatttacataaaaggagcatacatgaaaaaaatcagaagacacagATACTGACAAGTTAATCCTTCTCTATCTTTGCAAAACGTTATCCATTCTGAAAAATCCTAAGGACGACAATCCTTGAATCCCACTACCTCACAGGGGAGTGTGTGGGCCTTGTTCCCTCCACCTGAGCACACTCCCCTTACGGAAAAAGTGccccagcttcttcttcttcttccaatTTAGAGTCGCTTAATCCTACCCCCGAAAGGATCATGTTAGTGACCACTTTTTCAGTCCTGCGTGGAGTCCAGGAGCCCGCTTTCAACTCCAGATCCTTCAAGAGCTGAAAATTCTGTGTCAATGAGTGGTTTCAGAAATCTCTCAACTTTGGTTAGTCTTTGCTTCAGTTTCTGCTGCATTGACTCATACTCAGCCAGGATCCGAGCAAACCTCGTTTGCAAGAGGTCTACCGACCCCTCCATTCGGGTGACCTTCTCTTCGAGATCTTTGGGATCACTTCCAGCGTTTGCAATATTTATATCCAGTAGACCATCTTTCATCAAGatttgctttcccttctcttctagCATAGTTTTGGCGTCCGGGTACTCAGTCAGAGCTTCCATGAGGTCGTCTTTGGAGAGACAGAACAGATCTGAGTAGCCGATACTTTTAATATTGGCTGTTCTTCGATTGCCGGCTTTGCTGCCTTTAATGTTAAGGATACTGATCTCACCAAAGTAGCTGCCGTCACTcagtaccacaaactgagtgaCTCCGTCATCGGCCACCACAGCGAGTCTGCCTTCTTTGATGATGTACATCTCCCGTCCAATATCCCCTTTCTTGCAAATGTAATCTCCGGGACTGTAGACTTGGGGTTGCAGTTTCAAGACCAACTCCACCAAAAGCCCAGCTTCACAGTCCGCAAAAATACGCACCTTTTTTAAAGTGTCTAAGTGAACGTTGATGGCAATCTCTGCTCTCAGCTTATCGGGGAGATACTTCAAGACTTCCTTTTCATCAACTGTTTTTTTGTTGGACCACAGGTAGTCGAACCATTTGATAACTCtcttttccatatctttgcttACATTTCGAAAATGCATATACTGCTTGATTGCATCGATTCTTGCTTGAAATTCTGCTCTGGCAGCATTCATGTTGGAAATCATAGAACCTATGTTACCAACGATGGTAGCAAAAATTAACACTCCGATTAGGAAATCAACCACCACAAAGACATACTCGGAATCCCTCACAGGGGGCGGTGTTTCACCAATTGTAGTCAGAGTCAGTGTAGACCAGTAAAGGCTGTATACATATTTTCTAGCCAAACGGCCAAATTCGGGATCATTAACATCAGGATACACCCATGTATCATTTCCAAATCCAACAGCTTTGGAAATAGAGAAGTACACGCATGCATTCCAGTGGATAATGATGACGATATACATGACAAGGTTGGAAATCCTGAAGATGTTGGGGAAGTTCGTTCTGGTTTCTGTTCTCTGGAAGAATTCAAACATTCGAGAGATCCTTAACAGTCTGTTTAATCTAATTTCTGGATAGTTCCACCCCAGCTTAAAATACAGCAGATCAGTGGGTATCACTGaaagaaaatcaagtttaaaTTGCAAGGtggatttatatttctttatgaGCTTAGTCTCTTCCTTCACCAGCAGTCCTTGTTCTAAGTAAcctaaaatagaagaaaaaaacacaacgatttaatgtttttttcatttttacgcCATTatgaatatttctaaaataacccACCGAGTTGAAAACAAGAGTTCATTTccaatagaggtgcctgggtggctcagttggttaagcatctgactcttggtttcggcccatgccatgatctcatgggtcataatctcatgggtcatgagatcaaaccctcaCTGAGTCCTGCAATGAGTTCTGCGCTCAGCGCAAATTGAAGATTCTCTTCATCTACCCCTTCCCCTACTTACTCTCTCtaactctctaaaataaataaataaataaacaaataaataaataaatatatttttaaaagatttcatttccaatatacatgctttttttaaaaaaatattttatttatttatttgacatagagagatcacaaatagacagagaggcagggagaggggaagggaagcaggccccctgctgagcagagatttcccaatgtggggctcgatcccaggaccctgagatcatgacctgaaccgaaggcagaggcttaacccactgagccacccaggcgtcccccaataTACATGCTTTTAACAATGTAATAAGATATGGGTACTGATCAACATATAGCTATGGAAAATaatcttttgaagaaataaaactttgtaagaaaaaaaactttgtaaGTGTAAAAGTGAAAGCTTATATGTTTCACATACGTACGTTGCATGTACACAAATCTCTCCAGTGCCAGTATCTCTACCCAGCGAAAGGATTCCTTCTGCAAACAGCGTTCTTGGAAATTTTTGCAAACACCCTCACACTGTGCCTAACGCCTCACACCACTCTCTTGTCAGAATCCCAGCCCAACCCTTGAAGTTTGGGCACCCGCCTTACTGCCCAGTATGTGTATTCTTGTCTTGTCCCTTCGCTGTGAAGAATAAGTGTCCTTCAgaggtttgttttctctctcctttttgtcCCCCCGGCTTCCTTAGTCATCTGGGATCTTCCCTTCTCCTGTGTTGCTGCAGTGGGCCTTGAATGTCAGCATGCTGATACATTTCACCCGAGGAAGAATTTGTTCCTCTTCCTATACCGGCTACCAGAGCTGTGAATAGGACATAACAATGGGAGCATTGCTCCAGCACACTGATGTTTAGAGCGTGTCCCTGTCttatagaatgattttttttttttaagattttatttatttatttgacagacggagatcacaagcaggcagagaggcaggcagaccgagagggggaagcaggatccctgcggagcagagagcccagatgtggagctcgatcccaagaccctgagatcatgacctgagctgaaggtagaggcttaacccactgagccacccaggtgcccctggaatgatTCTTAAATGCTATTCTCTGCACAGCGGTTACCTTGGAACACAGAGTGCAGCATAGAAACGGTAAGTTATACCCACTGAACAAGAATACTTAAGGGGGAAGTTATCAGACCCTACTCCCTGGTCAATGACACCCACCAGGACCCCAAAGTTGAATTAAGTATTTGTGTACTGTTACAAAAATTCTagtacaggggcccctgggtgctcagtgggttaagccgctgcctttggctcaggtcatgatctcagggtcctgggattgagtcccacatcgggctctctgctcagcagggggcctgcttcctttcctctctctctgcctgcctctctgcctgcttgtgatctctctttgtcaaataaataaataaaatctttttttaaaaaaagaacctatatttaaaaaaaaaattctagtaccACTCTGTTGGGCACAATGACATCCCCCCCTTACCTTGCGTCTTCATAGTATCTCTCTGTTAGGGAGCAATTACCCTTTCCCCACAGAGCTGgaagaacatttttcttctctttattcctctCCCATGGCTCTAACCCAATGAACAAGTTAATGGGGGAAAAGCCACCAACCCAAATTCAAAGTTTGCCTAATTAAGTGAATTGGTTGTAGTGACCTAAGCTTGTGGGCAGGTATATGGTACTCTTGCTTTCAACAGTGCCTTTTCCTCTAAAACAGATTTTTGTGAGTTTATTTCAAAGAATACTTGAATTACAAAATTTCAAATCATACCATAGAGATAAAAgcacaaaattacaaaatatccAAAGCTGAACATATTTACCTGTCCTTATTCGTACAAACATATCAAGAAGATAGATTATATCAGATATGTAATCTAAAATGACCCAATATGCTAGGTAATCAGACTGAAGTTCCTCAAAGCATGCtctgtaaaagaaaaacttgtgtgattaaaatgaaaaggggGCAAGTTTAAGTAAACATCCTCTCTGCATAATTTTTTATCATGGTAAGAGATATGATGCACTAAGACTGAGAGGGGCCGTAGGCCCATTTAATTAACCATGGCTCTTCTGAATATGGGCAGATGGATTTGGTTTTCTCCTGCTTCTGAATTCCAACATTCTTTCCATTACAATAGTTCACATTGTGAagacatcaaataaaaataaatagtctcAAGTCAATGTCAAAATACAATGGGTCCCACACATTGATAACCAGGTTCTTACGATCTGTCCCTAAAATGCGTCAAGGAATTGTGCTTCGTTCTGGATGGCCAAGATGCTTACTGTCTAAAAGACAGAAAACCATAGAAAAATCGCTTGGGAAACACATCTTGTTCTAAGACAACGTAGGTCTTTGATCTTTTTCCACTCTTGGCAACATGTTTTTCTTACAGTCTGAAaagtacataaacaaaataaCTAAGTTTCTCCCCAAATTCTAATGACATAGTTCAGcaatcaaaagtttaaaaaggtCCTCTCACTCCCAGTCCAGTACTGGATTTCTAAGTATATTGAGAAGCAAAGCACCTACTCCTCATCTTAGGAAAACACATTGAGAATAACATAACCTCTCTTTACAACCTGTGGTGGAGAAAAGAGGTACGTCCCCAAAAGCCCTTGACCAAACTGTTAAGTCAGGTAACTTAGGTAAGATCCACAAAAATAGATACCTTGCAATAACCATAGTCCAGTTGTACATAACAGGTAAAGAGATGCAGAACAGCCAGTTGTAATACGTGGTTCCTGAGGGATCAATAACCAtgacttctttcttctccctagCAGCAATTAGAAAGTGGGAGATCATCAAGAAACAAggacattggggcgcctgggtggctcagtggtttgggctgctgccttcggctcgggtcatgatctcagggtcctgggatcgagccccgcatcgggctccctgctccgcaggaagcctgcttccctctctctctctctctctgcctgcctctctgcctacttgtgatctctgtctgtcaaataaataaataaaatctttaaacaaacaaacaaaaaaaaaacaaagacatttttatttcacatatgGAATGTGGTTCTGTCCATCACCCACCATTCATGAAACAGATGTAAGCTGGAGAAACTCACTCTGCAGGGAGAAAACGAGCTTGCCATGAGCGTGATAGACGTGAGAAATTGTTTATTGAGGACTTGATAGATAGTTAAATTACTAGTCTTACATTAAGGCTTGCCTGAGATTTTTTAAACATCCTTGTTGTATTATGATGTTGCAGACATTTCTATCAACCCAACTCCTGAGAAGGAATGGTGCCACAGATCATGCTAAACTCTGGATATGCCATAGACCTCTTTGGTAGGTTATGGGTGGTAAGAGAATGGGGCGTTGCCACTCCCCCGACCAGGAGACAAAGCAATCAGGAACTATGCTGTCAGAGGGAACTcatggcttctttctctcttgtatGGAAAGAAGAATATAACACAATCTAATAAAAAGTCCTTGTTGATAAGCATCTGGGGAAGGATGAAGAGGCAatagagggcagagggaaagcaagaaggcagcaaagaaggaagagaaaaaggagggagggagggagaaaggaaatatatggtcaaatggaaaaatttttaaattttctagggTCAACCTACATTGGGTTTTGGCAGGGGCAggggttgttggtggtggtggtgaggtttttttaaagggctttttttttttttttttttttttaaagattttatttatttacttgagagagagacagtgagagagaacatgagcgaggagaaggtcagagagggaagcagactccccatggagctgggagcccgatgcgggactcgatcccgggactccgggatcatgacctgagccgaaggcagtcgtccaaccaactgagccacccaggcgcccaaagggctttttaaaagatttctttttaagtaatctctacacccaacacggggcttgaacttacaaccccaagatcaaaagtcacatgttttATTGACTgactagccaggcaccccaagcccatattattaagaatttttccCTTTTGGAAAAGTTTTAACAGCTTTCCAGCaagcaaaaataagtgaatattatctagtaaagagttttttttttttttaaagattttatttatttatttgagagagagacagtgagagagaacatgagcgaggagaaggtcagagagagaagcagactccccgtggaactgggagccgtatgtgggactcaatcccgggactccgggatcatgacctgagccgaaggcagtcgtccaaccaactgagccacccaggcgtcccaagagttttttttttttaagtttagaaaaccccaaagatacagatgtagtgaaaagaagggccatctgtaccccaatgttcatagtagtaatggccacaatcaccaaacagtggaaagagccaagatacccttcaacagacaaatggataaggaagatgtggtccatatacactatggagcattgtgcctccatcagagaggacgaatacccaacttttgtatcaacatggacgggactggaagagattatgctgagtgaaataagtcaagcagagagagtcaatcatcatatggttttacttatttgtggagcataagaaatgacatggaggacattgggagaaggaaaagaaaagtgaattgggggaaatcggagggggagatgaatcatgagagaatGTAGACTCTTAGAAACAAACCGAGAGTTTTGGAGAGGAGTGGGGtagggggttaggtgagcctggtgggtattaaggagggcacatattgcatggagcactgggtgtggtgcataaacaatgaatcttggaaccctgaaaagaataaaataaaattaaaaaaataaaataaaaacatctttcacTTGGatcatcaaacaaacaaacaacaacaaaaaaaaaccttcctttaataaaaagtgaaaagataactgAAAATATCACTCAGCCTTACCCTCATGAAATTCTAACCCtcaaatgtttgtttaaaaaggatctttcaggggcacctgggtggttcagtcgattaattgtctgccttcagctcaggtcccacatcaggttcgagtcccacgtcaggttccccgctcagtggagagcctgcttctcactctccctcttctgctcccccaattgtgtttgcttttactctctctctctgtcaaataaataagtagaatcttaaaaaaacaagggGGGGGTGTTTTTCAAATGGTTGGTGCTGATAAGCATTTGATCTACTCTCAAAATTAAGCATGGCTTTTGCAAGGAAATTTGCTTACTTTTGGATTATTTGCCACGCAGTATTTATGActcaaaaatgttaataaaattgctacatttttaatttcaactcaAAAAATTAATGTTAAGTCCCTAGGAACACAATTTTCTTGAAACCTAAATATCTCTCAATGGTAAATTTATCTTCACCAGAGCTTCAGAAAGATAATTAACCATAGCATTGAAAATTTTTGATGAGAAAACTAATAAAGCTACCACTGctcattttaaggaaattaaaaaaaattgattcacaTTTTATAACAACATATGTAGTCTTTTACTCAAGGCTTCATAACTATAAACTTTCAGGAAATTACCCTGCATTCAAAATCCATTACAAATTTGTTCCTAACTTCAATGCCACTTActcttctttcttatctttgtctttttcctctttctttttcttctctttttcctttgctttcttctttttcttctctgagtcctttttgttttcatttttatcatctgATTTGCTGAAAAGTGAGAGATGTAGTCAGTAATAAGATACAAAAATGTTATGGGCCCCAAAACCTGGGATTACTCATGCCAAAGTCTAACTtaccccttcttttcttttttctttttctttttctcttttggctctctaaaaaagaaatgtccaaGTCACATCATCAAATTACATTCTGACTTCCATTCTTATTTACTTTCCTCTCCATTGAGCCTTGAATTCAGAAACCCATGCTCAGAGACCAGAAATTTGGTTTTCTGCTGGAGAGTTCTACAAAAATGGACATACAGCCCAatgacaaaacacacacacacacacacacacacacgcatacacacacacacaatttcctaGGTTAGTCCATGTTAAAAATTGAAGGAAATGGAGGTGGATAAAGGCATAAACCCAACAAGGGAAATTTAGGAAGCAACAGCTACCATGGGTGCAATTTCAAGGCCTCCAGGTGTCCAAAACAATTATTATTTGAAGTTTAAGTTTCTTGATATcacttataataatttattatatataataatatatattataatttattattatttattattgagtAAGAGctttgaaaaatttcaagaaaatgcCATCAATTTTATTTAGAGGGATAATCCTAACTGTGGCAATTTTTCATGAGTAGTCAGAAAGCTCCACACCCTAGAACCCTAATTCTTAGAATCATTTACTGGATTTGAGATCGCCTTTTTTTATATGCAATTTCTTCTGCAGTGGAGAATATGTGATTACAGGCCTCTTCCTACAGTTTGGCTCTCTCCCTATCAGCTGAAGGATGAAACCTGGAGGCAGGCACATCTAAGGTCAAAAACAGGTTGCCATCGCTGGCTCAGATGTCTTGGGAAAGAAAGTTTATTATTCAGACATGAGTGAACAGGCATCTCACAACCAGgagggtaggcagagaggtagttACAGGGAGGGAGCTAGATCTAGGCCTCCAAGTATAGGTTAAGAGTTGGAGAAGTtgagaagaaggggggggggggatgttaaTCGGAAGAAAAACTTTCAGGTGCAAATGTACAAATGAGTTTATTCTGCATATGAATAGCCCAGCAGAAATGGAATGCTGCTATTGAGGAGGAGCAGGAAACAGAATGGACAAGGAGGAGGGGCTCGGCACCTAAGGTCGTCATGTACAAAGGGCAACACAACATAGAACTGGATAAGGGAGAATTTGTTGCTATGAGAGCACACCCTTGTGATACAGGTTTTAACACCCTAGCACAGATCCTAAGAAATGGTGCTGACACGCTGCTTGGATGGCTCCCGGAAGCTCAGAAAAGGGGACGGCTCATGCTAAGTGCAATAAAATCACAAACGGCCATGGCAGAGGGTAGAGGAAGGTACAAGAAAGACTCAGAGAAGTGATATGGTTAAGTAGACATCCCAGATAAGAAAGACAGTCCACTTGCTGACTATGGTCCCTCAGAGGGCTCAGAGGACacaaaaatgataagaaatgtgCTGGTGGAGGGGCACCAGCATCAATGAGAAACTCAGTGGTACTGTCCTCTGGAAGCCAGGGCTAGGGCTGATAGTGGGAGACGCTGAACTGGGTACAGAACTGGGTTTCCTGAGAGCAATAGGGATGACAGAACCTGGGAATAAGCGATCAGTGGCAGTGTTTACTCATCAGAAGAGAGTTGGGTCCAATAACTGTAATTAACATTAAGGGGAGCAGGGGTAGGCAGAGGACTTATCCCACAGAGAGCTATGGAAGAGGTTAATAGAATCTATTCCTAGATAGATGCACATCCCTTTGGCTTGTCAGGGTACTGTTTAACATATACAGTCACAACAGATCAGGAATGGATAATCAGAAGATTGAGAGCAACTTAACCCAATAAAAAGTCATAACCTCAAGCATAGTTTCTAAACCTGAGCCAGCTCAGAAATGAAATCACTGACTGAAGAATGAAATCACTGACAATATATGACTTATGGGGCTTCCACTGGGTCTAAAGACCCCCACTGTGGTCATTTCTCCAGTTCCTCAGTGTAAAAGTGGAATATATATGTTTGGACATTGGTAGAACCCTCATCCCTACAagctccttggcttgtagaagaAGAGTTGACGATAatggggtgcgggggtggggtggggacaagtAGAAGCCCTCCAGCTGCCCCCCACCTGCTGGCTGAAAACCATATTGCATCCTggacaggaaagaaaatgcaATCCTTAAAGGCCTCATGCAGGCAGGGCTGGTGGTTCCCTCCCACCACCATTTCATTCAATGTCTGTTCCCTACAAAACCCACATGGATACAAGCAGCTGGCAGTAGACGAAGGCAAAATCAACCACAGAGTAGCCCCAGCTGCAGATGCCTGGGCTATTGTGAAAAACAATGCTCTCGTGTGATGTAGACCATATACCCAATGTTCTGGGTCAGTCATGGTgagtgtgtgattttttttttttaatcgctaTTAGGGAAGAGGAGCAGAAATAGTTACGAGATGGAAAGCAGCACACGGGCTATGTTGTCTCTCCTGCTCAATGTCATGACACAGCCTAGAGGGGCCTGGACCATCTGGACATGCCTCAGAATGTCACACTGATCTACTCTATCAACGCATCGTGTTAATAAGGCCTGTAAAGAGGATTAACTAACCATGGGACAGAAAATGGCTATTGACCATGAGCTGGATTCTGCCAGAATTAGTAAGTGATAAGGTTGTACAGTAATCCATCCCATGATGAAGTGGAATATCTGGGCTCAAGCATGGGGCACAGTAAACTCCCCCCCACCATGTGCTCTACCACTGTTGTATCAGCACCTATCCCTCAGCTCTTCACCATGGCCATAGGCAGGGGTCTTACAGGAGGAGTTGAAGGAGCATGGTCTATGAATGGCTCAGCCTGACATCTGCATACAAGTCAAAATGGGCTGTGTCTACACTATAGCTCTACTTAGAGATGACCCTAGAAGATAATTAGTAAAGTCAATCTTCAAATAACACAGCTTCAAAAGGTGCACCATCAACTACTTGGTATGTAAAAGGAAATAGCCATATATGGGTCTGGGAAACAAGGAGTTTAAGTAGGAGAGACTCACATGAGTGTGTCCTTCTCATCCCCACAACTTTATGGTCTGTGGAACTACAGGTTTCCAGATGGATCACGTGTCTTCCAGGCAACACAGTTAGTGTCTCATTAAACATTAAGCTGTGACTACTCCTCAGGCACTTTGAGCCCCCCAAAAATTGATAGGCAAGAAAGGGAGTCACCATACTGGCAAAAGTAACTGACTTCTTTCATCACAACTAGATAGTGTTGCTGTtgtacaatgtgtgtgtgtgtaggggaggGGTATATTTGGCACACAGGTGATCTGCTCTGGTGTCTTTGGTGTTCTTCAGCCCAGTTTTAGTGGTAAATGGACAAATAGAGCAGGTATAGCTCAAGAAGAGTATGGTGATGACCAGGGCCCCAAATTCTTTAGGGAGAAGAGTCTATATCATTCATCCCATGAAGTAAATCATCTAGACCAGCAGAAGTGCTGACCAGAGGTGACAGGATTCTAGAATGTGTAGGAAAGGAGAGCATAAGCAATTGCAGTTAAAGCCTCAAGACCAGCTGCAGCTGTCAGGGACCTAGGTTTATCTCATTAACCATCCTTTTATAAGCTTTCTcaggaaaaaagaacaggacTCCTGGAGGAGGTATATTCCCGCATAGGATGAATTTTCTATATGAAGAAATTGGACACGAACATTGCAAGAAGTGTGTTGTCCTGATGCATTAGTGCACAGAACTCTGGCACTCATTCCCCACTGGCCAAAAGTATTGGTTACTGACAGCTCA of Mustela nigripes isolate SB6536 chromosome 1, MUSNIG.SB6536, whole genome shotgun sequence contains these proteins:
- the CNGA1 gene encoding cGMP-gated cation channel alpha-1 gives rise to the protein MKKNIINTWYSFVNVPNVIAPDIESEIRRMENGVGSSFSDDDEDDDDSASMFEESENENPHARGSRKHNSHRGGPSQREQYLPGALALFNVNNSSNKEPEPKEKKKKKKEKKGKSDDKNENKKDSEKKKKKAKEKEKKKKEEKDKDKKEEEKKEVMVIDPSGTTYYNWLFCISLPVMYNWTMVIARACFEELQSDYLAYWVILDYISDIIYLLDMFVRIRTGYLEQGLLVKEETKLIKKYKSTLQFKLDFLSVIPTDLLYFKLGWNYPEIRLNRLLRISRMFEFFQRTETRTNFPNIFRISNLVMYIVIIIHWNACVYFSISKAVGFGNDTWVYPDVNDPEFGRLARKYVYSLYWSTLTLTTIGETPPPVRDSEYVFVVVDFLIGVLIFATIVGNIGSMISNMNAARAEFQARIDAIKQYMHFRNVSKDMEKRVIKWFDYLWSNKKTVDEKEVLKYLPDKLRAEIAINVHLDTLKKVRIFADCEAGLLVELVLKLQPQVYSPGDYICKKGDIGREMYIIKEGRLAVVADDGVTQFVVLSDGSYFGEISILNIKGSKAGNRRTANIKSIGYSDLFCLSKDDLMEALTEYPDAKTMLEEKGKQILMKDGLLDINIANAGSDPKDLEEKVTRMEGSVDLLQTRFARILAEYESMQQKLKQRLTKVERFLKPLIDTEFSALEGSGVESGLLDSTQD